A region of Scleropages formosus chromosome 2, fSclFor1.1, whole genome shotgun sequence DNA encodes the following proteins:
- the LOC114909166 gene encoding kazrin-A-like has translation MDHHWVAKAWLSDVGLPQYSQAFHNHLVDGRMLNSLTRRDLERFLSVTKKFHQISLLLGIELLHALSFDKEALQARRTQCEHQNMDPLVWTNHRVIKWVKEIDLKEFADNLQSSGVHGAVMVLDPSFNTDAMATALGIPGGKHMIRRHLSEEMKALISEARANLQQDSERLSTPTLLRQSSLCRSPGSASRRSEDEGSLRRRACKPPLGCSSKSHGARDLGFHGSCGSLPREGRSEAPPRAEGSPMHGYSGIEVTNV, from the exons ATGGATCACCACTGGGTGGCCAAGGCGTGGCTCAGCGACGTGGGACTACCACAGTACTCGCAGGCGTTCCACAACCACCTGGTGGACGGGCGCATGCTCAACTCGCTCACGCGCCGTGACCTCGAGCGCTTCCTCAGCGTCACCAAGAAGTTCCACCAGATCAGCCTGCTGCTGGGCATCGAGCTGCTGCACGCGCTCAGCTTCGACAAGGAG GCTCTGCAAGCACGACGAACCCAGTGCGAGCACCAGAACATGGACCCCTTGGTGTGGACCAACCACCGGGTCATCAAGTGGGTCAAGGAGATCGACCTCAAG GAGTTTGCCGACAACCTGCAGAGCAGCGGGGTGCACGGCGCCGTCATGGTACTGGACCCCTCCTTCAACACGGACGCCATGGCGACGGCCCTGGGCATCCCCGGTGGCAAGCACATGATTCGCCGACACCTCAGCGAGGAGATGAAGGCCTTGATCAGCGAAgccag GGCGAATCTCCAGCAGGACAGCGAGCGACTGAGCACGCCCACCCTCCTGCGCCAGAGCTCCCTGTGCCGCTCCCCCGGCTCGGCCAGCCGCCGCTCGGAGGACGAGGGTTCCCTGCGGAGACGCGCCTGCAAG CCCCCTCTAGGGTGCAGCTCCAAGAGCCACGGCGCTCGGGACCTGGGTTTCCACGGCAGCTGCGGGTCGCTGCCCCGGGAAGGCCGGAGCGAGGCCCCGCCCCGTGCCGAAGGCAGCCCCATGCACGGCTACTCCGGTATCGAGGTCACCAATGTCTGA